The segment TGGATTCAGTTATAGAACTCTTCGGTTACGTAAAATAGCATTACGACGATGGTTGTTGATGTCTTTACTTTAATATGAGGAAACGTCCTTGCCTACTCGACTTACAAGTAGAAGTAACTGGTGGCGGAGAAAAAAGAGAGGAAATGCTAAAAGTGGGTGAATGGAGGATCGTGCTTGGCTTCTTCTCTCTCCCATGTGAgagaaaaactttaaaaaaatatctgcaGACATTGTGGTTGAGATCACGTGAATCGCCCCAAGTCTGTGTGCGTGATGTACTTTGGAGATTcgtattataataataattaagttaggTGGTACACAAGTAGGCAGCGACTGCCGAACTAGCCATGAATATTAAGTACTTTATTaggtctctgtttctctcttctGTTAAGATTGATGATTTAGAGTATTTTTAAGCATTACCGCTTATAACGACACACTTTATTTTCAACGTTTTTAAAGATCATCACCTACCAtgattatatttcatttattcagCTGTTACTATCAGCGACTGCTTTTGTTAACAAAGAATTTTTGGTTATATAGTCTATCAAAATTATAAGAGAACTATTACATCAACAATGTTGAGTTATATAGTCTAGCATACTCAGAAAATAACCTAAGatcatatatgaaaaatcaGAGAAACAGTCTATCAAACATTATAAGAGAACTATTACATCAACAATGTTGAGTTATATAGTCTAGCATACTCAGAAAATAACCTAAGATCGTATATGAAAAATCAGAGAAACACATGAACTTACTGGCTTTGTTGGTTTTAAGTTTGTAATCTGGTGTCTTCTTAAACTTAATGAAATTCAgatgaccaaaataaaaaaaaaaaacagagaaaacatgGAATATCAAGTAAAGACAGCATACAAATCAAACtagattctaaaaaaaaaaacaaatagggAACACTTTAAAATGACATTGTATTCTCTCATGAAGAAAGACAGCTAAAAAGACAAGTAGGGGAAAGATAATACTAAAGATCACCACCACAAATGAAAGAGACTTGAATTCTCTAACTCCACCAGCAAACTCTAGGCAACAATTCATGACCTGCGTAGCTCTGCTTCGCCGTGTGCAAAGTGACATCTATCACCAAATGTACAGTTTCCTTTCGAGAATCTCTCACACATCTTCGTCTTGTAGTTGCTCCCTGGATGCGGTTTCCCTTCCGAACCAAGACCGCCGCCGCCGCCAACACCAGGTGGTCTCCTAGATGCCGAATTAAGCCTCCCAATCAGCTCTCTAACCATTGCGCTCGCTTCGTTTATCTGCTCAAATGTTCCTTCAAGCTCAATGTTCTTCAGGTTCGGATCTCTCTCGTGATCTTGTATCGATAACTTTGCTCCTGTCTGACGACATATCTGTTTCGAACTGACTCCACCTTTTCCAATGATTGCGCCTGCCAAGGAAGCATCCACGCTGATTTTGGCTGTGGCTGAGGCACCGAAGCTAGAGACATGGCCAGGCCCAGACTCTCCTCTCCCTGTGAACCGccccccaccaccaccaccaccagatCCTTGCATGTTTCTGGAAACTTGAGACATGGGTGATCCCATGTTGGTCATCTGTGATACGGGATTGTATCCTCCGGGAACATAGTGCAAGAAATGGCAGTTCTCACCAAAAGGACAGCCAGAAGTGCTGCAACATAAGCAAAAGTAAATACGTCAGAGAGTTACAAAACCATTGGCATTACGATGACACAAGGGAACAAACAGTTGTAATAATAACTAATCACATCATTAGCATACAGTTTTACTTGTTAACTTGAAGTTCATACTTGAAGATAAATAAAGATTTGAATATTAATccagttaagaaaaaaaaaaaggattataACCTGAAAAATTTTGTGCATGGCTTCGATTTGCTTCCTAAACCAGATTCCATCTCTGTTCCAAAGATTAAGTGTTTTTCTTTAGTTAAAAGACTTTGATGATGTTCAATAGTATTTGCTTTGAATTTTATACATGTCATTCATACATTCATCTATATGTAGATTTAACACTTAAATCAAAGCTgcataataaataaattctctaaaattttcaGGATTATTTACCAACAACTATCACATGAATAAAAAAAGGCCAATTCAATCAAGCAAACTCGGGGTTTGAACATAATGGTGTTATAAGATTTTACTAAGCTAACACATGAGAGGGGTTTTAAACTAAAAGCAAATAATGAAACTCAAGAGACAGTTTAATAAAGTAGAAGACTTCACGAAAACAGAAGATCTAAACTTGAATCCTATTAAATCTCATGACTTGCTAACAAAAAAAACCCTACTTTTCTGAGTAAAAAACAGTAAGAAGCTCGAATTGAAGAAATCAGCACTACCCCCAAATCCAATTGgactgaagaaaaaaaacttattaatcTAGCAATAAAGATCTAAAGTTTCAACCTTTTAACAGACCCAATGAAGCCACAAcacagaaaagaagaagaagagagtgaaAGAAGAGCTAACCTTGCTTAGACTTCTTGAATCCGCCGCCATTGGAGTTGTTGAATGAGCCAGCAGCTTCAGGCCGTCCTCTCTTACGAGCATCCATCGCAAAAAAAAAGTACAGATCCGAAAATTAGAAACCCTACTCTCTCTGTGTGTGTCTAAATCGGAGAAAGAGAAAATCGAAATCGGAACTAAAGGGAAAAACGAGTAGAgagaataataataaagataagTAAACTTTTTTTAACCCTAAGGGTGGTGGTTTTGTTTTGTCGTCGAGGGGAAGATGAGATTTTCCTTTTCTCCCAACTCTTCTCGATTCGATTTTCTTtgattcgatttttttttcttttttgtcaacttgaTTCGATTTTCTTTGATTCGATTTAAACCGGAATGTcctgaggaaaaaaaaagtgaaagataACCGGATTCGCAAGATGAGGCGGTTACGATTATATAACGTCgattataattattgattttgaaagaatttttttttcatttttattttttttatttaaaattttagttttccgttaacttgattttttaaatatattgaatgatttttagatttgaagataatatttcaaaaataaaaataatagacaTTAATTTGACTATCGTTTTTAGAATTGGGatgtaatttaataaataaaacaaaaaacttgACATATATTTTAAGTGAGTATCAAATCATTTATTCTGtagttatatgtatattatgatcttaaagtatgtGCAATAATCAAACAACTATTAAAAGCTAAACTAGACcatgacccgcccgaccgggcggatgtttaattattttttttaattttgatttacactaaatgatgtatttgttaatAGTTATTTGTGATacattgagttttttttttgaatttaaaaaaacaatcaaatgtgtgaaaaatattttttattataaagaaagcttaaagtgaacaatgatagattatatatgaaatatataaatcaatttagttaatttaaaatacgtTGAAATAAATGACTTTGagtcatatataaatcaatttaatcggctcattgttattacatattttgttaGGGCCATAgtgttttatatcaaattaagCTGGTCTAGTGGCTCATGACTCCCCTCTCTTATTCTAACcgacaattttgttttgtaaccgttcggtgtttagaaaaaaattgtgaaaaatgaaaaaaagaaatatctcgATTTTCGGTGTTCTCCCATAGCGATGACGATTTCAAAACTTATTAATCGAGGATCTAATGTTTTATCTTTGTGAATctgatgttttttctttacgaatCAAGGTATGGAGTAATTAaatctttttgaaataattagtttattttcattCTGTTTCAAAGTATATTCTTTGCATGTCTAGTTATAcctagttaattaataaatgtcCATAACATTTATAAAGCAAATCAATTGTTTCCTAAAAATAATGTAGTTAGCAAGAATATAGGCAATTGCCTCATTCTTAACTATTTACttaatcttatatttaatattaagtaCTCTGCAAGTTCAGTTAAACAGATTTTACTGAGAAGAAAACATAGATAATTTATTCATACGATATTTTTTTAGACTTATTGAGACCTAGCTCTATGTGAGGTGAATAAACATTGGTTTAGATGAAAAGGGAAATTCAATTTtatcttgaaattattttaatagagaatggaagttaaattttattttacgacgataaataatttcgaaattaatatCCTAGATTTTTCTTatgataacaaatatataatatcggaatttatttaatacaagaaaagttaaattttgttttaggacaacacattaactaaattgaaaaagacaaacattaaaatagagaCTATCTATAAATAAACAGAGTGATAAAGACACATTTAATAAACTGACTAAGACAAACATTGTAAATAACTTGAAAAACTAAGGGACGTTTTTAAAGTGTATTtcccttttaataatatagatactcTCATCATTTAGGGCGTCCACCTAGGATTGAAAAATCGTCCAATGGAAAGCTTTAATTTATCCACGTCACATTTGGGTTTGGCTTATCTGTTTTTGGTCTGTGAGATTCTGCCCATCGGACCACCTTAAGGCGTTTATTGGTCCGTAATTAGAATAAGTTGGCCAAAGCCCAATCAGCACAAACCGTATGACAATGTCGCTGCGTCTCTTTCACGATCTCCTACTTCATCGTTTCAGCTTCCTTCAACGGATCAATCGACACACCGCTCCGTCTCTGATCAATGAATCCTCTCATGATCTCATTTATGGTTTCTTCTCGCCTTCCTCCTTCTAAGGTTTTTTATAATACTCATCTCTTTCCCATATTTCTCACAACAACCAAAAATCTCTCAAGTTAGCATCTAAGCCACTTTCGCTGAGCATAATCGGAATGGGTACTCTTTAGGAAAAACCTCTGAGGTATGTGGTAGGACTTCGTGTCCTGAGATATATCAGGTATAGTAGTGTGTTTGTCTTCTAGATCGAGCCTCGGATGACTGCATCAGATGTTTTTATGCCGGAGATCCTTAAGCTTCTTTGTAGCTTCTGTGGAAGGATCTTACAGAGACCTGGTGATGGGAAGCTTAGATACATTGGAGGTGAGATTCATATCATCTTCATATGAAAACATGTTGTATTAAACGAACTGATGCACAAGACTAATGATCTGTGCAACCATCCGTATACAATCAAGTATCAGTTACCGGAGAAGATATTGATGCGCTTATATCTGTTTGATCGGATGAGGATCTTCTTCATATGGTTGAAGAGGATCAAGAAGctaaaaaaagaacaagaattGATAAATTATGTTATTCGATTCACATAGTTTTTTCTGCAAGAATCTGGTTTTGGTTTTCTTCAATTCAACATTTGATTTTAATCATTCATGATTGATTGTTGAGAGTTGTAAAGGAGAGTAACTGAGTGTACATACTTAGtctttatgaaaataaaaatctttttgcTAATAAAAACAAACTACATCATTTAATCATATAGTCTTGAGTTTTGTAAACTTGCAAGATTCAGTTGGAACTTGGATCAACCACAGGAAATGCAAACTATTGATTTGTCGATTTGGCCAGTCCCAAGAAGCATGAACTAGAAGATCACAGTCAAGGAAACACCTAGGGATGCAGTCCCATAGAAAGCTGAATCTGGTTTGGTCAAGTGACACTGTGGCTCTCTGATAAGTGCATCTTCTCTACCAATCGAGCTGTTTGACAGACTTAATAATCATATTCTCACACTTCAGCCGGTGCGAGATTTCTCACCAATAACCAAAATCTTCTGGAACTCAGAGCCAAGCCTAATAAAATTCATTGAGATTTCCTTATTGTGACATTAAGAACATCCCCAACAATTTTTATGAGTTATtgaaatcttattttattagaaatctGCAAACAAAACATTCTTTGTTTTCCTCTCAATCtcccaatctctctctcttgacaTAACCAACACACAAAGTCTGAAACAGAACATCAGCGCAAAGTACAGAAAAATAACCAACAAGAGCTCCACACTTGCTCTAAATGACCAAGAATCTCAACTGTTCTCTAAAGAGAACTAAGAAACTTAACCCATATGATCTGTGCACTCTCTGCGTCGCCTTTCTCGCAAATTCCTCATCCGCTTGCTTGCTTTTCGCCTTCCTTACAGATCCAAAATACTATTAGTAGGGTTCGGAAGCATCAACAAGAAGATGAGAAAGACTTCCCACAATAtccttaaaatttatatcaacaGATTCTCTCTCAGTTTCAAGCTTTTCCAACAGTTTTTTGATCGCAAAGGCTCTAACGTACAAGGCGTCTCCTCACGGTTCTAATAGAACGATGTTTAGCTAACAGTTCTAATAGAATATAGTGTATTATCATAAAAAACGTCAACAGAGATGCATAGCAG is part of the Raphanus sativus cultivar WK10039 chromosome 5, ASM80110v3, whole genome shotgun sequence genome and harbors:
- the LOC108856815 gene encoding zinc finger CCCH domain-containing protein 36 isoform X2; protein product: MTNMGSPMSQVSRNMQGSGGGGGGGRFTGRGESGPGHVSSFGASATAKISVDASLAGAIIGKGGVSSKQICRQTGAKLSIQDHERDPNLKNIELEGTFEQINEASAMVRELIGRLNSASRRPPGVGGGGGLGSEGKPHPGSNYKTKMCERFSKGNCTFGDRCHFAHGEAELRRS
- the LOC108856815 gene encoding zinc finger CCCH domain-containing protein 36 isoform X1, translating into MDARKRGRPEAAGSFNNSNGGGFKKSKQEMESGLGSKSKPCTKFFSTSGCPFGENCHFLHYVPGGYNPVSQMTNMGSPMSQVSRNMQGSGGGGGGGRFTGRGESGPGHVSSFGASATAKISVDASLAGAIIGKGGVSSKQICRQTGAKLSIQDHERDPNLKNIELEGTFEQINEASAMVRELIGRLNSASRRPPGVGGGGGLGSEGKPHPGSNYKTKMCERFSKGNCTFGDRCHFAHGEAELRRS